In Streptomyces sp. NBC_00878, a single window of DNA contains:
- a CDS encoding NADP-dependent oxidoreductase, whose protein sequence is MPKAYVFTQYGGPETEALVDQDRPSPGPGELLVAVRAAGVNPVDWKQRTGYQRPGQQRRPVPAVFGNEAAGVVEEVGEGVTGFAVGDEVFGNPVAGAFAQYVLLPVTVTAHKPAGVSFTDAAALPVAAATAYDGVRQLDLAAGSTLLVTGAGGGVGVSVVQIARADGVNVIGVASAGKKDLVESLGAVHVPSGPDFVDGVRAVAPDGVDAVYDLVGGAVLEAASELVADRTKLITAGGKDIVARLGGAPVARARTAAVLEQVVRLVADGALDPLVTQTFPLERAAEALRTVEEGHARGKVVIEVAE, encoded by the coding sequence ATGCCCAAGGCGTACGTCTTCACCCAGTACGGCGGCCCCGAGACCGAAGCCCTTGTCGACCAGGACCGCCCGAGCCCCGGACCCGGCGAGCTGCTGGTCGCCGTACGAGCGGCGGGTGTGAACCCGGTCGACTGGAAGCAGCGCACCGGTTACCAGCGTCCCGGCCAGCAGCGGCGACCCGTGCCCGCGGTGTTCGGCAACGAGGCCGCCGGGGTCGTCGAGGAGGTCGGCGAGGGCGTCACCGGCTTCGCGGTCGGGGACGAGGTCTTCGGCAACCCGGTCGCCGGGGCGTTCGCCCAGTACGTGCTGCTGCCCGTGACGGTGACCGCGCACAAGCCGGCCGGGGTCTCCTTCACGGACGCCGCGGCCCTGCCGGTCGCCGCGGCGACCGCGTACGACGGAGTCCGCCAGCTGGACCTGGCGGCCGGTTCGACCCTCCTCGTCACGGGAGCGGGCGGCGGTGTGGGCGTCTCGGTGGTCCAGATCGCCCGCGCCGACGGCGTGAACGTCATCGGTGTCGCGAGCGCGGGCAAGAAGGACCTGGTCGAGTCGCTCGGGGCCGTCCACGTGCCGTCGGGCCCGGACTTCGTCGACGGTGTACGGGCTGTGGCGCCCGACGGCGTGGACGCCGTCTACGACCTGGTCGGCGGCGCGGTCCTCGAAGCCGCCTCCGAACTGGTCGCGGACCGGACGAAGCTGATCACCGCGGGCGGCAAGGACATCGTGGCGCGGCTCGGCGGCGCGCCCGTCGCACGGGCCCGTACGGCCGCGGTGCTCGAACAGGTGGTCCGGCTCGTCGCCGACGGAGCGCTGGACCCCTTGGTGACACAGACCTTCCCCCTCGAACGGGCCGCCGAGGCACTGCGTACCGTCGAGGAGGGCCACGCGCGCGGCAAGGTCGTGATCGAGGTCGCCGAATGA
- a CDS encoding 8-oxoguanine deaminase has product MPPAVDLLVKDAELLVVDLEREIPGGWVAVTDGRVAAVGGPGTEPEARSTVSAAGRIVTPGLINTHHHIYQNLTRSYAPAVNGSLFDWLTTLYPLWAALDEEAVYVSAYVGMAELLMGGCTTSSDHLYVHPRPRLVDAEIRAARDIGFRFHATRGSMTRSAEDGGLPPRSVTQTEDEVLADSERLIKAHHDPEPGALVRVALAPCSPFSVTKELMTATAELAERYDVRLHTHLAEDRDEDTYCLETYGCRPVEYFEDTGWLSHRSWVAHCIYPNDAELRRLAGAGVGVAHCPSSNMLIGGGTARVKEMRELGLPVGIGCDGSASTDHASLWMETRGALLLGRYRGGPGAMTARDALDIATRGSAQCLGRADELGHLRPGACADLVVWDLHEVALAGALSDPVEAWLRCGPGRAWTTVVGGRVLVDRGEPVLPGLRDALREHGRIARRMQRLG; this is encoded by the coding sequence ATGCCGCCTGCCGTGGACCTGCTGGTCAAGGACGCCGAACTGCTCGTCGTGGACTTGGAACGGGAGATCCCGGGCGGCTGGGTGGCCGTCACGGACGGCCGGGTCGCCGCCGTGGGCGGGCCCGGGACCGAACCGGAGGCCCGCTCGACGGTGTCCGCGGCCGGCCGGATCGTCACGCCCGGACTGATCAACACGCACCACCACATCTACCAGAACCTCACCCGCTCCTACGCGCCCGCGGTGAACGGCTCCCTCTTCGACTGGCTCACCACGCTGTACCCGCTGTGGGCCGCGCTCGACGAGGAAGCGGTCTACGTGTCGGCGTACGTCGGCATGGCCGAGCTGCTGATGGGCGGCTGTACGACCTCCTCCGACCACCTCTACGTCCACCCGCGACCGCGTCTCGTGGACGCCGAGATCCGCGCCGCGCGGGACATCGGGTTCCGCTTCCACGCCACCCGCGGTTCGATGACCCGGTCCGCGGAGGACGGCGGCCTGCCGCCCCGGAGCGTCACACAGACCGAGGACGAGGTCCTCGCCGACAGCGAGCGGCTGATCAAGGCCCACCACGACCCGGAACCGGGCGCGCTCGTCCGGGTCGCGCTGGCCCCCTGCTCGCCGTTCTCGGTCACCAAGGAGCTGATGACGGCGACCGCGGAACTCGCCGAACGGTACGACGTACGACTGCATACGCACCTCGCCGAGGACCGCGACGAGGACACGTACTGCCTGGAGACGTACGGTTGCCGGCCCGTCGAGTACTTCGAGGACACGGGCTGGCTCAGCCACCGCAGCTGGGTCGCGCACTGCATCTACCCGAACGACGCCGAACTGCGGCGCCTCGCCGGGGCGGGCGTCGGCGTGGCGCACTGCCCCAGCTCCAACATGCTCATCGGCGGTGGCACGGCCCGGGTGAAGGAGATGCGCGAACTGGGCCTGCCCGTGGGTATCGGCTGCGACGGCTCCGCATCCACGGACCACGCCTCGCTGTGGATGGAGACCCGCGGCGCGCTCCTGCTCGGCCGCTACCGGGGCGGACCCGGCGCGATGACCGCACGCGACGCCCTCGACATCGCGACTCGCGGTTCGGCCCAATGCCTGGGCCGCGCCGACGAGTTGGGGCATCTGCGGCCGGGCGCCTGCGCCGACCTGGTCGTCTGGGACCTCCACGAGGTCGCGCTCGCGGGCGCGCTGAGCGACCCCGTCGAGGCCTGGCTGCGCTGCGGGCCCGGCCGAGCCTGGACCACGGTGGTCGGCGGCCGTGTCCTCGTCGACCGGGGCGAGCCGGTGCTGCCCGGGCTGCGTGACGCGCTGCGGGAGCACGGGCGCATCGCGCGGCGCATGCAGCGACTCGGGTGA
- a CDS encoding MEDS domain-containing protein — protein sequence MEPVPAVRAVGAMRAGDHLLLGYDADEERETVVAAFLLDGLASGHRGLVMGPADLPADLALTFLEARGCAVDDELAAGRLTVDPHLATPEGLWDLDEVIRRETRRAVGDGYLGLRVSMEIMRGQAGRGLKTLHDSELLLEPVFASLPVLGICQYDRRVFDEGELAPLDGLHHGRVAADLVWHDELLSIARTFAPPGLALAGEVDDTNVTALARALHAETARARARPATGVRTLIDLRDLRFIDVGALRLLVFTGLDLSASGGTLVLHGVAPHIQRLMRVTGWDRIPGLRVE from the coding sequence ATGGAGCCCGTGCCCGCGGTCAGAGCAGTGGGAGCGATGCGCGCCGGCGACCATCTGCTCCTCGGCTACGACGCGGACGAGGAGCGCGAGACCGTGGTCGCCGCGTTCCTCCTGGACGGGCTGGCCAGCGGGCACCGAGGGCTGGTGATGGGTCCGGCCGATCTGCCGGCCGACCTCGCCCTCACCTTCCTGGAGGCCCGCGGTTGCGCGGTCGACGACGAACTCGCCGCCGGGCGGCTGACGGTGGACCCCCACCTCGCGACCCCCGAAGGGCTCTGGGACCTCGACGAGGTGATCCGTCGCGAGACGCGCCGCGCGGTCGGCGACGGCTACCTAGGCCTGCGCGTCAGCATGGAGATCATGCGCGGTCAGGCGGGCAGGGGCCTCAAGACCCTGCACGACAGCGAACTCCTCCTCGAACCCGTCTTCGCGTCCCTCCCGGTCCTCGGCATCTGCCAGTACGACCGCCGCGTCTTCGACGAGGGCGAGCTGGCACCGCTCGACGGCCTGCACCACGGCCGGGTCGCCGCCGACCTCGTCTGGCACGACGAACTGCTCTCCATCGCCCGGACCTTCGCTCCGCCCGGCCTCGCCCTCGCCGGAGAGGTCGACGACACGAACGTGACCGCCCTGGCCCGCGCCCTGCACGCCGAGACGGCCCGCGCCCGCGCCCGTCCGGCGACCGGGGTGCGCACCCTGATCGACCTGCGAGACCTGCGCTTCATCGACGTCGGTGCGCTGCGCCTGCTGGTCTTCACGGGCCTGGACCTGTCCGCGTCCGGCGGCACCCTCGTCCTCCACGGCGTCGCCCCGCACATCCAACGGCTGATGCGGGTCACCGGCTGGGACCGCATCCCCGGACTGCGCGTCGAATAA
- a CDS encoding AAA family ATPase produces MVASVRNGRTGNLPAESNAFVGRRSELAEISALLGTARLVTLTGPGGVGKSRLALRAAHAARAGFPGGVWLVELSDLKNPDLLTNAVAQATRLTEQTLRPLLVAVSEHLDDGPLLLVLDTCEHVLDEGARVVHELLAHVPELRVLATSRQPLGVPGEHLLSVAPLPLGERDDAVALFAARAAAAVPSFALTDANRADVAAVCARLDGIPLALELAAVRLRGFPLDRLLEGLASRFDLLVSPARPRLARHQTLRTAIGWSHELCTPLERLLWARLSVFAGGWDVEAAEFVCHGGPLDAEEILALLASLTEKSIVTREGDGVAGRYRMLDTVRTFGAEWLDGLGEQDAVRDRHRDYFRWIARQGEAEWLGPGQRMWAERLSVEHANLRAALEECLAAPEPEAALELAGTLWYFWFACGFAEEGRGHLERALRRSHDGGPEHTLATWAHHLVTIVPDDLDAAESVSAAYVWLAEERQLPVPALPLTGASLAVRGESARSALLYGSSAQGPGGGGGAEFFQLLTLALQAYLLAGQGAFERCAAVAERLRADCAKRGELWMRAWGDFFVALAGIGLGRPDDALRSAREALAAKWRVHDRLGAAAVAELLVAAEASRGEPERAARLLGVGTRLWHAAGLPQLGDTGTTVFGREYARRLRRTLGDAAFTEAVREGRELSPDAAIHLALDDTLDEQDV; encoded by the coding sequence ATGGTGGCCTCGGTGCGCAACGGCAGGACCGGCAACCTCCCCGCCGAGTCCAACGCCTTCGTCGGCCGCAGGTCCGAACTCGCTGAAATCTCCGCCCTGTTGGGCACCGCACGGCTCGTCACCCTCACGGGACCCGGCGGGGTCGGCAAGTCACGGCTGGCGCTGCGGGCCGCGCACGCGGCGCGGGCCGGCTTTCCGGGCGGCGTCTGGCTGGTGGAACTCTCCGACCTCAAGAACCCCGACCTCCTCACCAACGCCGTGGCCCAGGCGACCCGGCTGACCGAGCAGACACTGCGGCCCCTCCTGGTGGCGGTCTCCGAGCATCTCGACGACGGGCCGCTGCTGCTGGTTCTGGACACCTGCGAGCACGTACTGGACGAGGGTGCCCGTGTCGTGCATGAACTCCTCGCTCACGTACCGGAGTTACGGGTTCTCGCCACCAGTCGGCAGCCGCTCGGGGTGCCCGGCGAGCATCTGCTGTCCGTGGCACCGCTGCCACTCGGCGAACGCGACGACGCGGTCGCGCTGTTCGCGGCCCGTGCCGCGGCCGCCGTGCCGTCGTTCGCGCTGACCGACGCCAACCGGGCGGACGTGGCGGCGGTCTGCGCCCGCCTCGACGGGATCCCGCTGGCCCTGGAACTGGCCGCGGTGCGGCTGCGCGGCTTTCCCCTCGACCGGCTGCTGGAGGGCCTCGCCTCCCGGTTCGACCTGCTCGTCTCGCCCGCCCGGCCACGGCTCGCCCGGCACCAGACGCTGCGTACGGCGATCGGCTGGAGCCACGAGCTGTGCACTCCGCTGGAGCGGCTGCTGTGGGCCCGCCTGTCGGTGTTCGCGGGCGGCTGGGACGTGGAGGCGGCCGAATTCGTGTGCCACGGCGGCCCGTTGGACGCCGAGGAGATCCTGGCGCTGCTCGCCTCGCTCACCGAGAAGTCGATCGTGACGCGCGAGGGCGACGGGGTGGCCGGGCGCTATCGCATGCTCGACACGGTCCGCACCTTCGGCGCCGAGTGGCTCGACGGCCTCGGCGAGCAGGACGCCGTACGCGACCGCCACCGTGACTACTTCCGCTGGATCGCCCGCCAGGGCGAGGCCGAGTGGCTGGGCCCGGGTCAGCGCATGTGGGCCGAGCGGCTCAGCGTGGAGCACGCCAATCTGCGGGCGGCGCTGGAGGAATGCCTGGCGGCGCCGGAACCCGAGGCGGCACTCGAACTCGCTGGCACCCTCTGGTACTTCTGGTTCGCCTGCGGCTTCGCCGAGGAGGGGCGCGGCCATCTGGAGCGGGCGCTGCGCCGCTCCCACGACGGCGGCCCCGAGCACACCCTGGCGACCTGGGCGCACCACCTCGTCACGATCGTGCCGGACGACCTGGACGCCGCCGAGTCGGTGAGCGCGGCGTACGTGTGGCTCGCCGAGGAACGTCAACTGCCGGTCCCCGCACTTCCGTTGACCGGTGCGAGTCTCGCGGTGCGCGGCGAGTCGGCGCGGTCCGCGCTGCTGTACGGCAGCAGCGCGCAGGGGCCGGGCGGTGGGGGCGGGGCGGAGTTCTTCCAGCTCCTCACGCTGGCGCTGCAGGCGTATCTCCTGGCCGGCCAGGGCGCGTTCGAGCGGTGCGCGGCGGTGGCGGAGCGGCTGCGCGCCGACTGTGCGAAGCGTGGTGAGCTGTGGATGCGGGCGTGGGGCGACTTCTTCGTCGCCCTCGCCGGGATCGGGCTCGGACGGCCGGACGACGCGCTGCGTTCCGCGCGCGAGGCGCTGGCCGCCAAGTGGCGCGTCCACGACCGGCTCGGCGCGGCGGCCGTCGCCGAGCTCCTGGTCGCCGCGGAGGCCTCCCGCGGCGAGCCCGAACGCGCCGCCCGCCTCCTGGGCGTGGGCACCCGCCTGTGGCACGCGGCCGGCCTCCCCCAACTCGGCGACACCGGGACGACCGTCTTCGGCAGGGAGTACGCACGCCGCCTCCGTAGGACCCTCGGGGACGCCGCATTCACCGAAGCGGTGCGCGAGGGACGGGAGTTGAGCCCGGATGCAGCGATCCACCTCGCATTGGACGACACACTCGACGAACAGGACGTTTGA
- a CDS encoding putative protein N(5)-glutamine methyltransferase yields MPPSYVHVVTVLRSAGCVFAEDEARLILSTARTPAELTAMVDRRVAGLPLEHVLGWAEFSGLRIAVEPGVFVPRRRTEFLVEQTVALAPEAPVVVDLCCGSGAVGAALAAALPGAELHAADVDPAAVKCARRNVGAGARVYEGDLFEPLPHTLRGRVGILAANVPYVPTDEVGLLPPEARDHEPLVALDGGGDGLDILRRVAVEAPRWLAPGGSLLVETSERQAGLAVEIIAGAGLIPRLEVSEELYANVVIGTKAL; encoded by the coding sequence ATGCCACCTTCCTACGTACATGTCGTCACCGTGCTCCGCTCCGCGGGCTGTGTCTTCGCCGAGGACGAGGCGCGACTGATCCTCTCCACCGCCCGCACGCCCGCCGAACTCACCGCCATGGTGGACCGCCGCGTCGCGGGCCTGCCCCTCGAACACGTCCTGGGCTGGGCCGAGTTCAGCGGTCTGCGCATTGCCGTTGAACCCGGCGTCTTCGTGCCCCGCCGCCGCACCGAGTTCCTGGTCGAGCAGACCGTCGCCCTCGCTCCCGAGGCCCCCGTCGTCGTGGACCTGTGCTGTGGCTCGGGCGCGGTGGGTGCGGCGCTCGCCGCCGCGCTACCCGGCGCCGAGCTGCACGCCGCCGACGTCGACCCGGCCGCCGTGAAGTGCGCGCGCCGGAACGTCGGCGCGGGCGCTCGCGTCTACGAGGGCGACCTCTTCGAGCCGTTGCCGCACACCCTCCGAGGACGCGTCGGCATTCTGGCCGCCAACGTGCCGTACGTGCCCACCGACGAGGTCGGGCTGCTGCCGCCGGAGGCCCGTGACCACGAACCTCTCGTGGCGCTCGATGGGGGAGGAGACGGGCTCGACATCCTGCGTCGGGTCGCGGTGGAGGCGCCGCGGTGGCTGGCGCCGGGCGGGAGTCTCCTCGTCGAGACGAGTGAGCGCCAGGCGGGCCTGGCCGTCGAGATCATTGCCGGTGCCGGGCTGATACCGCGGCTGGAGGTCTCGGAGGAGTTGTACGCGAACGTCGTCATCGGCACGAAGGCTCTCTGA
- a CDS encoding serine hydrolase domain-containing protein, protein MSQIQGHCETRFEAVRAAFEENFRDRDELGAAVSVTLNGETVVDLWGGWADSARTLPWERDTLVNVWSTSKGPTALCAHILADRGLLDLDAPVAAYWPEFAAAGKESVLVRHLLSHRAGLAGLREPHSLEQLCDWELTTKRLAATEPWWEPGTASGYHALTYGFLVGEVVRRVSGLLPGAFLEREVTGPLGIDFAIGLPEKEAGRAAELVHPPAAASSEQGAAFGQLAPVAVAALANPPVGAAEANTAAWRAAEIPAANGHGTARAVAALYGILAGRGAYGSRRVLSSEAAERVREGQGACRDLVLGAAFENETEFGLGHLLSGPSRSYGPNPRAFGHDGFGGSCGLADPETGVSLGYVMNRMGPNIVDDPRKMALIDAVYTAL, encoded by the coding sequence ATGTCCCAGATTCAGGGCCACTGCGAGACACGCTTCGAGGCGGTGCGTGCCGCGTTCGAGGAGAACTTCCGGGATCGCGACGAGCTGGGCGCGGCCGTGAGCGTCACGTTGAACGGCGAGACCGTGGTCGACCTGTGGGGCGGCTGGGCGGACTCGGCCCGGACGCTCCCATGGGAGCGGGACACGCTCGTCAACGTGTGGTCGACCTCGAAGGGACCCACGGCGCTGTGCGCGCACATCCTGGCCGACCGCGGACTGCTCGACCTGGACGCGCCGGTGGCCGCCTACTGGCCGGAGTTCGCGGCGGCGGGCAAGGAGTCGGTGCTCGTACGGCATCTGCTGTCACACCGGGCGGGGCTGGCGGGGCTGCGTGAGCCGCACTCGCTGGAGCAGCTCTGCGACTGGGAGCTGACCACGAAGCGGCTCGCGGCGACGGAGCCCTGGTGGGAGCCGGGGACGGCCTCGGGCTACCACGCTCTCACGTACGGGTTCCTGGTCGGTGAAGTGGTGCGGCGCGTCTCGGGGTTGCTGCCGGGCGCGTTCCTGGAGCGGGAGGTGACCGGGCCGCTGGGCATCGACTTCGCCATCGGGCTGCCGGAGAAGGAAGCCGGACGCGCGGCCGAGCTGGTGCATCCGCCGGCCGCGGCGTCCAGTGAACAGGGCGCGGCCTTCGGCCAGTTGGCTCCGGTCGCGGTGGCCGCCCTGGCCAATCCGCCGGTGGGCGCGGCCGAGGCCAACACGGCGGCGTGGCGGGCCGCCGAGATCCCCGCCGCCAACGGACACGGCACGGCCCGCGCGGTCGCCGCGCTGTACGGGATCCTCGCCGGGCGGGGGGCGTACGGCTCGCGGCGCGTCCTGTCCTCCGAGGCCGCCGAGCGGGTCCGCGAGGGACAGGGCGCCTGCCGTGATCTGGTCCTTGGAGCAGCCTTCGAGAACGAGACGGAGTTCGGCCTCGGCCACTTGCTCAGCGGGCCCAGCCGCTCCTACGGTCCGAATCCGAGGGCCTTCGGACATGACGGCTTCGGCGGTTCCTGCGGTCTCGCCGACCCGGAGACGGGGGTCTCGCTGGGCTACGTCATGAATCGCATGGGCCCGAACATCGTCGACGACCCACGGAAGATGGCGCTCATAGACGCCGTCTACACCGCGCTCTGA
- a CDS encoding GNAT family N-acetyltransferase, with translation MSGARHPLDNPALASLTGPHAHFAERRGRVLRYPVDVSPWLALPDEPDADDWADLAALVGPGEELALPCFGGQLPAGWDVTLSVDGVQFVFDGPAAPDPEAVPLGPADVPEMLDLVERTRPGPFVPRTPELGTYLGIRRGGALVAMAGERLHPPGWTEISAVCTDPDFRGEGLAGRLTLAVAHGIRTRGETPFLHTAAGNTAAIRLYESLGFRLRRGTTFLWARVPERLGNRQTSGVA, from the coding sequence ATGAGCGGTGCGCGGCACCCGCTGGACAATCCCGCGCTCGCCTCACTGACCGGCCCGCACGCGCACTTCGCCGAACGCCGCGGTCGTGTGCTGCGCTACCCCGTTGACGTGTCGCCCTGGCTGGCCCTGCCGGACGAGCCCGACGCCGACGACTGGGCGGACCTCGCGGCGCTCGTCGGACCGGGTGAGGAGCTCGCGCTGCCCTGCTTCGGCGGGCAGCTCCCGGCGGGCTGGGACGTGACGCTCAGCGTGGACGGTGTGCAGTTCGTGTTCGACGGGCCCGCCGCACCGGACCCGGAGGCCGTGCCGCTCGGCCCGGCCGACGTACCGGAGATGCTGGACCTGGTCGAGCGCACCAGACCCGGCCCGTTCGTGCCGCGCACTCCCGAACTCGGCACGTATCTCGGGATACGCCGGGGCGGCGCCCTCGTCGCCATGGCGGGGGAGCGGTTGCATCCACCGGGCTGGACCGAGATCAGCGCGGTCTGCACCGACCCGGACTTCCGCGGCGAAGGCCTCGCCGGCCGGCTGACCTTGGCCGTCGCCCACGGCATCCGCACCCGGGGCGAGACCCCGTTCCTGCACACCGCCGCCGGCAACACCGCGGCCATCCGGCTCTACGAGTCACTGGGCTTCCGACTACGACGCGGGACGACGTTCCTGTGGGCGCGAGTTCCCGAGCGGTTGGGGAACCGGCAGACGTCGGGGGTCGCGTAA
- a CDS encoding ferredoxin reductase, whose product MPPTRFAVPGRISVPNGTAGTWQRATLTDIRRETSHAATFRFAVPDWAGHVPGQHLMLRLRAADGYVAQRHYSIASPPDDTGHVELTLDHVDGGEVSGWFHTVAKPGDEVEVRGPLSGFFAWPGDRPALLIGAGSGVVPLMSMVRHHRARGLSVPLRLLVSARGPEELIYASEYGAETTPVFTRTAPEGVPVGRVSAAHVATLQADRPEGDWEAYVCGSNGFAEHASRLLVEAGQPVDRIRIERFG is encoded by the coding sequence GTGCCGCCGACCCGGTTCGCCGTGCCCGGCCGGATCTCCGTGCCCAACGGCACCGCGGGCACCTGGCAGCGCGCCACGCTCACCGACATCCGCCGGGAGACCTCGCACGCGGCGACCTTCCGGTTCGCCGTGCCGGACTGGGCGGGCCATGTGCCTGGGCAGCACCTGATGCTGCGGCTACGGGCGGCGGACGGCTATGTCGCCCAGCGGCACTACTCGATCGCTTCACCGCCCGACGACACCGGGCACGTGGAGCTCACCCTCGACCATGTCGACGGCGGTGAGGTGTCCGGCTGGTTCCACACGGTCGCCAAACCCGGCGACGAGGTGGAGGTGCGCGGTCCGCTCAGCGGCTTCTTCGCCTGGCCGGGCGACCGGCCCGCCCTGCTCATCGGCGCGGGCTCCGGCGTCGTACCGCTGATGTCGATGGTCCGCCACCATCGCGCGCGGGGACTGTCGGTGCCGCTGCGGCTGCTCGTGTCGGCTCGCGGCCCCGAGGAGCTGATCTACGCGTCGGAGTACGGCGCCGAGACGACCCCCGTGTTCACCCGCACCGCGCCGGAGGGTGTGCCCGTGGGACGTGTGTCGGCCGCACATGTGGCGACTCTCCAGGCCGACCGGCCCGAAGGTGACTGGGAGGCCTATGTGTGCGGCTCGAACGGGTTCGCCGAACACGCCTCGCGTCTGCTGGTGGAAGCCGGCCAGCCGGTGGACCGCATCCGGATCGAACGCTTCGGCTGA
- a CDS encoding acetylxylan esterase codes for MALFDLPLDQLRKYRSASVEPEDFDAFWGKTLQEAREHSLEARFEAVETHLKNVKVYDVTFAGFGGHPVKGWLTLPAWASNPLPAVVEFIGYGGGRGLPHTHLLWASAGFAHFVMDTRGQGGAWGGGGDTPDPVGSAPAYPGFMTRGIDAPENYYYRRVFTDGVRAVEAARSHELVDAARTAVVGSSQGGGISIAVGGLVPDLAAVAPDVPFLCDYPRATTLTDRDPYREIGNYLKTHRGRTERVLRTLSYFDGVHFATRGRAPALFSAALEDQTCPPSTIFAAFNAWGHDDKAIEVYDFNDHEGGGPYQEAVKLAWLPQRF; via the coding sequence ATGGCCTTGTTCGACCTCCCTCTCGATCAGCTCCGGAAATACCGCAGCGCGTCGGTCGAGCCCGAGGACTTCGACGCCTTCTGGGGCAAGACGCTTCAGGAGGCCCGCGAGCACAGCCTGGAGGCCCGTTTCGAAGCCGTCGAGACGCATCTGAAGAACGTGAAGGTGTACGACGTCACGTTCGCCGGGTTCGGCGGTCACCCGGTGAAGGGCTGGCTGACGCTTCCGGCCTGGGCGAGCAATCCGTTGCCGGCGGTCGTCGAGTTCATCGGCTACGGCGGCGGACGCGGCCTTCCGCATACGCATCTGCTGTGGGCCTCGGCGGGCTTCGCGCACTTCGTGATGGACACCCGGGGGCAGGGCGGCGCGTGGGGCGGCGGCGGTGACACGCCCGACCCGGTGGGCAGCGCGCCCGCGTATCCCGGGTTCATGACGCGGGGTATCGACGCTCCCGAGAACTACTACTACCGCCGGGTGTTCACCGACGGGGTGCGGGCCGTGGAGGCGGCCCGCTCGCATGAACTCGTCGACGCCGCGCGCACCGCGGTGGTGGGTTCGAGCCAGGGCGGCGGCATCTCGATCGCGGTGGGCGGTCTGGTGCCCGACCTCGCGGCGGTCGCGCCCGACGTGCCGTTCCTGTGCGACTACCCGCGCGCGACGACGCTCACGGACCGCGATCCGTACCGGGAGATCGGCAACTACCTCAAGACGCACCGCGGCCGCACCGAGCGGGTTCTGCGCACGCTCTCGTACTTCGACGGGGTGCACTTCGCCACGCGCGGCCGGGCGCCCGCGCTGTTCTCGGCGGCGCTGGAGGACCAGACGTGCCCGCCGTCGACGATCTTCGCGGCCTTCAACGCGTGGGGGCACGACGACAAGGCCATCGAGGTGTACGACTTCAACGACCACGAGGGCGGCGGCCCTTACCAGGAGGCGGTCAAGCTGGCCTGGCTGCCGCAGCGCTTCTGA
- a CDS encoding sulfite oxidase-like oxidoreductase: MNVTRGFTGRPRVLNDGLPPGQYDAGDDWPVLSAEVTPDLAPADWTFTVDGLVAEERTWGWDEAHALPPSAYEGDIHCVTSWSKFGVRFGGVSLDAFLDAVRPAPEATHAVAYAHTGYTTNLPLADLTGGRAWIVWEYGDGPLPAEHGGPARLIVPHLYFWKSAKWVAGLRLLDHDEPGFWEQNGYHHRGNPWEEQRYSGD, from the coding sequence ATGAACGTCACCCGAGGCTTCACCGGGCGCCCGCGCGTCCTGAACGACGGGCTGCCGCCCGGCCAGTACGACGCGGGCGACGACTGGCCCGTCCTGTCCGCGGAGGTCACGCCGGACCTGGCGCCCGCGGACTGGACGTTCACGGTCGACGGCCTGGTCGCCGAGGAGCGCACCTGGGGCTGGGACGAGGCGCACGCACTGCCGCCCTCCGCGTACGAGGGCGACATCCACTGCGTGACGAGTTGGTCGAAGTTCGGGGTGCGCTTCGGGGGCGTGTCGCTCGACGCGTTCCTCGACGCGGTCCGCCCGGCACCGGAGGCCACGCACGCCGTCGCGTACGCGCACACCGGCTACACGACCAACCTCCCCCTGGCGGACCTCACCGGCGGGCGCGCCTGGATCGTCTGGGAGTACGGGGACGGGCCGCTGCCCGCCGAGCACGGTGGCCCGGCTCGGCTGATCGTGCCGCATCTGTACTTCTGGAAGAGTGCCAAGTGGGTCGCGGGTCTGAGGCTCCTCGACCACGACGAGCCGGGCTTCTGGGAGCAGAACGGCTACCACCACCGCGGCAATCCCTGGGAAGAGCAGCGCTACTCCGGTGACTGA